The nucleotide sequence GGAGGGCTGTCGCTGTGGGCGCGGCTGCCCGACGGGAAGGACGTGGACCGGGTGGTGCGGGCCTGCGAGGCCGACCGGGTCCTCGTGGCCCCCGGGGACGAGTGGTTCCCCGCCGAGCCGTCCGGGCCCTTCCTGCGGCTCAGCTACTGCGGGGCGGACCCGTCGGCCTACCCGGAGGCCGCCCGGGTCCTCGGGCGCGCCCTCGCCGGCTGACGATGCCCTGGACCGGCGCCCCGGTCGACCGTCCCTCAGGCGGCCTCGACGAAGGACCGCACCGCGTCCGCGACCAGCTGCACGGCGATCGCCGACAGCAGCACGCCGGCGATGCGCGTGACGAGGGTGACCCCGCCGTCGCGCAGCACCCGGCGGATGAGGCCGGCGAAGCGCAGCACGAGGAACAGCACGACGTGGACCGCGACGATCGCCGCCGCGACCGACACGAGCTCGGCGGCACCGTCGGCGCGCTGGACGAACAGCATCGTGGCGACGATCGCGCCCGGGCCGGCGAGCAGCGGGGTCCCCAGCGGCACCAGGGCGATGTTCACCGACTCCTGCGCCTCGGGCTCCTTGGCGTTGTCGGTGAGCAGCTCCAGCGCCACGAGCAGGAGCAGCAGGCCACCCGCCGCCTGCAGGGCCGGCAGGCTGATCCCCAGGTAGTCGAGGATCGTCTGGCCGAACACCGCGAAGGCGACGATGACGCCGAACGCGACGAGCACGGCCTGGCGGGCGGCACGCCGGCGCTTGGCCGTCGTCATGGTCGAGGTGAGGCCGAGGAAGATCGGCACCGTCCCGGGCGGGTCGATGATGACGAAGAGCGTGACGAACGCCTCGCCGAACAGCTGCCAGTTCACGGCCGTGCCCCCGTGCCCGACGCGGCGCGCGCGAGCAGCTCGGCGACCACGTCGTCCGGCGTCGTGCTCTCGGCCAGGCGGTTCTGCTTGCCCGCCCCGTGGAAGTCGCTGGAGCCGGTGGCGAGCAGCCCGAGCCGTGCCGCGGTCGCCCGCAGGCGCTCGCGGGTGGGGCCGTCGTGGTCGCGGTGGTCGACCTCGAGGCCGGCCAGCCCCGCGTCGGCGAGCTCGGCGAGCA is from Aquipuribacter hungaricus and encodes:
- a CDS encoding MarC family protein, translating into MNWQLFGEAFVTLFVIIDPPGTVPIFLGLTSTMTTAKRRRAARQAVLVAFGVIVAFAVFGQTILDYLGISLPALQAAGGLLLLLVALELLTDNAKEPEAQESVNIALVPLGTPLLAGPGAIVATMLFVQRADGAAELVSVAAAIVAVHVVLFLVLRFAGLIRRVLRDGGVTLVTRIAGVLLSAIAVQLVADAVRSFVEAA